The window CACTTCAACCACAAACTCCATCGGCGTATAGTCATCATTCATCATGACCACACAGTACATAGGGGGTTTCTTAAGGGCTGGCTTAACCGCCTCCGTAACAACCCCGCCATGATCATTAGAGTATGGATCTTCTGACTGTAAGTTTAGTTGAGAATCAAAGATGTGATGCATGGCCTGATATTATCGTTACATTTAGCAGGCATGATAACGCCACGCCTTCCGCACCTCTAGTCAGTAATACTCTCAGGGTACTTTTATTAAATGCAGGCATCTCGCAGCAATAACAAGCCACGATTAGACGAAAGAGCATTTTCAGACGCTTGACGCTCTGTTTTTGTAGGTTTAGTGTGTTGTTCAGTCATGTGGCATGCAAGGGAGGCATAATAATGAAAACAGGGAAGGTAAAGTGGTTCAACAACGCAAAGGGCTATGGCTTTATCCTGGCCGACGACAGCAATGAAGACTTGTTTGCCCATTATTCGACTATTCAGATGGATGGTTACCGTACACTGAAAGCCGGCCAAGCGGTTCAGTTTGACACCAAACCCAGCGACAAAGGCACCCACGCCATAAATATCCGCGCACTGGATGCTGACACACCAGCCCTTACCGAAGAACCCTTATCGACAACTGCACAATCACTGACTCCGGAAAGCGCCTGAGGCGAATTCAGGACAAAACGGACAAACATAAAAAAACCGCCATTCGGCGGTTTTTTTATTCAGCGCAACGCTTAGCAGGAGTGTCCATCAATCGCTGCATTCAGTGTCGCGCTCGGGCGCATGGCTTTTTCAACCAAAGCAGGCACCGGACGATAGTAACCACCGATATCAACCTTACTGCCCTGCACTGCAGACAGCTCAGCCATGATAACACCCTCATTATCAGACAGGGTTTTCGCCAGAGGTGCAAAACATGCCTGAAGGTCAGCATCTTTAGTCTGCTCAGCCAGCGCTTTCGCCCAGTACAGCGCCAGATAGAAGTGGCTGCCGCGGTTATCAATATCACCCACTTTACGGGATGGTGATTTGTTATTGTCGAGCACCTGACCAGTCGCCATATCCAGCGTTTCCGCCAGTACATGAGCTTTGTCATTACCGGTGGCATGAGAAAGGTGCTCCAGTGAAGCTGACAAGGCCATAAATTCACCCAGTGAATCCCAGCGCAGAAAATCTTCTTCCAGCAACTGTTGTACGTGCTTAGGTGCAGAGCCGCCAGCGCCGGTTTCAAACAGACCACCGCCAGCCATCAGTGGCACGATAGAAAGCATTTTAGCACTGGTACCCAGCTCCATAATCGGGAACAGGTCTGTCAGGTAATCACGCAGAACGTTACCGGTAACGGAAATCGTATCTTTGCCTTCTTTCAGGCGCTGCAGAGTTACACGAGTAGCCTCTTCCGGAGTCATGATGCTGATATCCAGACCCGAGGTATCGTGCTGAGCCAGATATTTCTCAACCTTGGCAATCAGCTGTGCATCATGAGCACGGTTTTTATCCAGCCAGAAAATTGCTGGTGTATCACTCAGGCGGGCACGGGTTACTGCGAGCTTCACCCAGTCCTGAATGGGTGCATCTTTGGCCTGACACATACGCCAGATATCGCCTTCTTCTACGGCATGCTCAAGCAATACATTACCGTCGGCGTCGACAACCTGAACGCGGCCATCAGCCTGAATCTCGAAGGTTTTATCGTGCGAACCGTACTCTTCTGCCTTCTGTGCCATCAGACCAACGTTAGGCACGCTGCCCATTGTGCGCGGATCAAACGCACCATTCTTTTTACAGAAGTTGATGGTTTCCTGGTAAACACCGGCATAGCAGCGATCCGGAATAATGGCTTTGGTGTCCTGCAGGCCACCTTCTTTATCCCAGAACTTACCAGACGCCCGGATCATGGCAGGCATAGACGCATCAACGATTACATCGTTTGGTACATGCAGGTTGGTGATACCTTTATCGGAATTCACCATGCCCAGCTCAGGACGCTTGCTGTAACACGCCTGGATATCGGCTTCGATGGAGGCACGCTGCTCTTCTGGCAGGTGGCGCAGCTTCCACAGCAGATCACCCAGACCGTTATTCGGATTAATACCCAGCTCATCAAAGGTTTCAGCGTATTTTTCAAACACATCAGAGAAGAATACAGATACCGCATGACCAAAGATGATCGGATCGGATACTTTCATCATGGTGGCTTTCAGGTGCACAGACAGCAGTACACCCTGCTGGCGCGCATCTTCAAACTCACGGGCAAAAAATTCACGCAGCGCTTTACGGCTCATTACAGAAGCATCGATAACTTCGTCAGCCAGCAGTGGCAGCTTGGCTTTGAGAACGGTTTTTTCACCATCGGCGGCGATGAATTCAATACGGGCATCGGTCGCCGCGGCCATGGTTACCGACTTTTCACTGCCATAGAAATCGCCATGATCCATGTGAGCAACATGGGTCTTGGAATCCGCAGACCATTCACCCATGCTGTGAGGGTTATTGCGGGCGTACTGTTTAACCGAGGCTGGTGCACGGCGATCGGAGTTACCTTCACGCAACACCGGGTTTACCGCACTGCCCTTAATTTTGTCGTAACGGCGCTTGGCTTCTTTTTCTTCCTCAGTTTCCGGCTCTTCCAGATAACGGGGGATTTTAAAACCTTTGGCTTTTAATTCTTTGATGGCATCAATCAGCTGCGGCACAGAGGCACTGATATTTGGCAGCTTAATGATGTTGGCTTCAGGACGGTTCGCCAGCGCGCCCAGCTCTGCCAGGTCGTCAGACTGACGCTGTTCTTCGGTCAGGTACTCAGGAAAAGCGGCAAGAATACGGCCAGCCAGGGAAATATCGCGGGTTTCAACAGCAATACCAGCAGACTGAGTAAATGCCTTAACGATCGGAAGCAGAGAATAGGTTGCCAGTGCCGGCGCTTCATCGGTCTCTGTGTAAATGATCTTTGGGGTATCGGTGGACATTGTTACTCCTATCGCATGGTAGCTGATTGCTGTTTCGCATGAGGCTTAACAGGCGGGTAGCTTTTGGCCACCACATTTCCTGTACAATAAAGCCTCCGGTTCGGGATCTGTCCTGCTTATGCTGGGACAGTCAACCGCATCGGTGCCGGGGATTAGTTCCGGCGACTCATAGAGTCCGGGGCGGTAATTTGTAGTTTTTCTACAAAAAATGCAAGCTAGACGAAAGAATAAGTAGTTTTCTTACAGAACTAACCAGACAAAGCCATGGCCACCCTGATACTGCTCAACAAGCCTTTTAACGTCCTCTCCCAGTTTAGTGACTCTGAGGGGCGCTGCACGCTCAAGGCGCATATTGACCTACCCGGCGTTTATCCGGCCGGCCGCCTTGATTACGACTCCGAAGGCCTGCTGCTTCTGACCGACAACGGCCAGTTGCAGGCACGCATCGCCGACCCGCAACACAAGATGGAAAAAACCTACTGGGTTCAGGTTGAGGGGATTCCGGATGCCGCCGCCCTGCAGGCCTTGCGCAACGGCGTTACCTTAAAAGACGGGCCAACCCGCCCCGCCGGCGCCCGTATTATTGAAGAACCCGCACTGTGGCCCCGCAATCCGCCCATTCGCCAACGCGCCAATGACATCACCAGCTGGCTTGAGATCCGTATCCGCGAAGGCCGCAATCGCCAGGTGCGGCGCATGACCGCTCATATCGGACACCCGACTCTGCGTCTGGTGCGCGCCAGCATTGGCCCCTGGTCTCTGGGTGATCTGCAGCCCGGCGAATACCGCAAAGAAACTGTACACATGCCAGCCCCGGCGCCGGGCAAATCCCGCCCCGCCGCACAGCCGCGTGGCAGACGTAAAATCAACCCGGCACGAAAGCCGCGCTGATTTGAGCAAGCGCCCTTATTTCGGGTAAACTCCCTGCCCCTTTTTTATCAGGATGTCTCATGTCTGAGCGCTGGACTCCACATGCCACCGTTGCCACCATCGTCGAACACGAAGGGCGCTTCCTTATGGTTGAAGAAATCAGCCTCGGCCAGCAGGTAATCAATCAGCCAGCCGGACATATAGAAGAAGGCGAAACCGTTATCGACGCGGCACGGCGTGAGACCCTGGAAGAAACCGGCTGGCTGGTGGAACCTGAAGGCCTGGTTGGCCTGTACACCTACACCGCCCCGGCCAATCAGGTGACTTACCACCGCTACTGCCTGTTCGCCCGGGCGCTGCATGCGGTAGAAGGCGCTGTGCTGGATGACGGCATTATTGGCCCACGCTGGCTGAGCATTGAAGAACTGCGCGCAAGCACACAGCTGCGCAGCCCGATGGTTCTGACCTGTATTGAGGATTATCTCGCCGGGAAGCGTTACCCTCTGGACGTTATTGTAGAGCACCCTTAATCATGAAAACGCCTTCTGAAACCAAAGTCATTGTCGGCATGTCCGGCGGCGTCGACTCCTCTGTTTCCGCTTACCTTCTGCTTGAACAGGGTTATCAGGTCGAAGGCCTGTTCATGAAGAACTGGGACGAAGATGACGGCACCGAATACTGCACAGCCAAAGAAGATCTGGCCGATGCCCAGCAGGTGTGTGACACCCTCGGCATAAAACTGCATCAGGCTAACTTTGCTGCCGAATACTGGGACAATGTGTTCGAGTATTTCCTCAACGAATACAAAGCCGGCCGTACGCCCAATCCGGATATCCTGTGTAACCGTGAAATCAAGTTCAAAGCTTTCCTTGATTACGCCAAGGTGCTGGGTGCCGACCTGATCGCCACCGGACACTATGTGCGTCGCCTTGATAAAGACGGCCACACCTATCTGCTTAAAGGGCTCGACGCTAACAAAGATCAGAGCTACTTCCTGCATGCCGTCGGTGAAGCCGAAATCCGCCAGACCCTGTTTCCGGTTGGCGAACTGGAAAAACCGGAAGTACGCCGTATCGCCGAAGAACAGGGGCTGATCACTGCGGGCAAAAAAGATTCCACTGGCATCTGCTTTATTGGCGAGCGCCGTTTCAGCGATTTTCTTAAGCAATATCTGCCTGCCCAGCCCGGCCGCATTGAAACCGATAAAGGTGAGGACATTGGCGCCCATCAGGGTTTGATGTACCACACCCTGGGTCAGCGTCAGGGACTCGGCATCGGTGGTTTGGCCGGCTATCCGGATGAACCCTGGTTTGTTGCCGGCAAAGATCTGGAACGGAATGTTCTGATCGCCGTTCAGGGTAAAAACCACCCACTATTGTTCAAAGACTGGCTGACCACCGAACAGGTTTTCTGGGTTAATGGCGAACCTGAACTGCCACTGCGCTGCAGCGCCAAAGTGCGCTACCGCCAGGATGATCAGGCCTGTCTGATTGAACGTGATGGCAACCAGTACCGCATTACCTTTGATCAGCCACAGCGGGCTATTACGCCGGGCCAGTCAGTGGTGTTTTATGTTGGCGAAACCTGCCTTGGTGGCGGGGTTATTGAACAGACCGGTGATAACGAATGATGCTTTCCCGCAACGAAGAGCAAACCATCGCCCTGGCCGCCGTGGTGCAGGCTGCGGTGCTGGTTGAACAGCTGGCCCGGACCGGGGATATCCCTGCCGATTCATCCGAGCCATTGTTACGCGCCCTGTTTATTCAGTCGCCGCAGCATTTCAGCGATGTTTACGGCAACCCTCACACCAGCCTGAACGTTGGCCTTAACCACCTGGGCACCATGCTCAACCGCTCAATGCAGGGCGTCAGTCCTGACGTTACCCGCTATGCCCTGAGCCTGTTGCATCTGGAGCGCAAGCTGCGCCAGAAACCAGCAATGATGGCCGCGCTGGGCGATGGTATCCAGAGTGCCTCGCGCCAGGCTGATCATTTTTCTGTCGGACATGAAAACACTGTTGCGGCACTGGCAGGCCTGTATAAACAGACGCTGAGCAACCTCAGTTTCCGTATTCACGTCACCGGCAACCCGACACACCTGCAGAACGCCCATACTGCCAACCGCGTACGCGCGCTGCTGTTGGCCGGTATCCGCGGCGCCATTCTCTGGCGTCAGGTTGGCGGCAAACGCTGGCACCTGCTGATAAACCGCAGCCGCTACCTGAAAGCCTGCACCACCCTGCTGCAAAACCCTGCGGATAACGATCGCCAGCCATGACCAGAAAACACATCGACCGAACCTTTACGACTGCACCGATGATGGAATGGTCTGACCGCCATTGCCGCTATTTCTGGCGTCAGCTGACACGCCATGCGGTGCTCTATACCGAAATGGTCACAACCGGCGCGCTGATTCACGGCAACCGTGAACGCTTCCTTGAATACAACGAGCTTGAGCATCCTATTGCCCTGCAGCTGGGTGGCAGCAATCCAGAAGCGCTGGGCCAATGCGCGCGCTTTGCCGAAGAATGGGGCTATGACGAAGTTAACCTGAACGTGGGCTGTCCCAGCGACCGGGTGCAGAACAATATGATCGGCGCCTGCCTGATGGCTCATCCGCAGCTGGTGGCCGACTGCGTTAAGGCCATGAAAGATTCAACCAGTATTGATGTTACGGTTAAACACCGTATCGGCATCGATGATCAGGACAGCTATGAACAGCTGCGTGATTTTGTCGGCACTGTCGCCGATGCAGGCTGTGAGACCTTTATTGTGCACGCGCGTAAAGCCATTCTGCAGGGCCTGTCACCGAAGGAAAACCGCGAGATTCCGCCGCTCAAATACGACACCGTATTCCGCCTGAAACAGGAATTTCCGCAGCTGGAGATTCTGATCAACGGCGGCATCACCACCCACGAGCAGATTGCAGAGCTGATGCCCCATGTTGATGGTGTGATGCTTGGTCGCGAGGCTTACCATAACCCGTCGGTTCTGGCCGAGGTGGATCAGCGTTATTACGCCGCGACGTCAGAACACAGCGAAAGCCCAGCTGCCATCGATAAAGCCGCCATCGTGCGCAGTCTCTACCCTTATATCGAACAGCAGCTGAGTAAAGGCGCAACGCTGCACCATATCAGCCGTCATACTCTGGGGCTGTTCAATGGTCAGCCTGGTGCGCGTCTGTACCGTCGCCACCTGAGCGAGCAGGCACCGAAGCGTACTTCCGGGGTTGAGGTGCTTGAACAGGCACTGGCGCTGATGGGTTATTAACCCGCAGCGCCAATTTCGGTTGCCGGCGGCCGGATTTTGACGGCTTACTGAGCCGCCTTTGCCTTCTTATCCATTTCCGCTTTCAGACGTAACGCATCGCCCAGACCGCCAACATTCGTGACCTGGGTGTAACCGAGTTCCAGCAGCGCATCACGGGCAATGCCAGCCCGGCGGCCGGACTTACAGTACAGGTAGATGTCGGCGTCTTTTTCCAGCTTCAGCTTGCCAATCTGCTCCGCCATCTGCTGGTGAGGAATGTGATGCGCGGCACCAACATGTCCGGCATTGAATTCATCGGCGGTGCGCACATCAATCCAGACCGGCTCACCGGCCAGAGCAACCACACTGATCAGCCATAACGCAATGCTGCTGAAAACTTTCATAATCCATCCCCAAGTGTTTGTATTGAAATGCTTTTTTAACAGAGAAAGGCAAGGGCCGCATTGACCTTGTACCGTCATTGCGACACTCTACTCAGTATCCGATCAAACTTCAGCATAGCCCGCCACAGCCAGGCTCTGCTGCCGCAAATAAGGTTTTGGAACCCCATGAGCAAACTGGACGCCCTGAGAGCCATGACCGTTGTCGTTGCCGACACCGGTGATATCGACGCCATCCGCCAGCACAAACCGCAGGATGCCACCACCAACCCGTCACTGATACTCAAAGCGGCTGAACTGCCGGCCTATCAGGATCTCATTCGTCAGTCACTGCAGTGGGCGCAAGGCATCCATAACAGCGACAGCCTGATTGTGAACGCCTGTGACAAAATCGCCGTGGCGATTGGCTGCGAAATCCTGAACATCATCCCCGGCCTGATCTCCACCGAGGTCGACGCCCGTTTATCCTTTGATACCGCCGCAACCGTTGCCAAAGCACGCAAGCTGATTCAGATGTACGCCGATGCCGGTATTGGCCGCGAACGTATTCTGATCAAAATCGCTTCCACCTGGGAAGGCATTCAGGCCGCGCGCATCCTTGAGCAGGAAGGCATTCAATGTAACCTGACCCTGCTGTTCAACTTCAGCCAGGCCGTAGCCTGCGCCGAAGCCGGGGCAACGCTTATTTCTCCGTTCGTCGGCCGTATTCTCGACTGGTACAAAGCCAGCAAGCCGGACGCCGATTACAGCGGCAAAGCCGATCCGGGTGTTATTTCCGTCAGCCAGATTTACAACCATTACAAGGCACACGGCTACAAAACGGTGGTAATGGGGGCCAGCTTCCGCAATATCGGTGAAGTAGAAGCACTGGCCGGTTGCGATAAGCTGACCATCAGTCCGGACCTTCTGGCTCAGCTCAGCAGCTCCGCTGGCGATCTGCCGCAACAGCTGAACCCAGAGCAAGCCCACTCTGACATCGTCAAACACAGCGTCAGCGAAGCGCAGTTCCGCTGGGCGATGAATGAAGATGCAATGGCCACCGAAAAACTGGCCGACGGCATCCGCCGCTTTGCTGCGGATCAGCAATTACTTGAACAACGCCTGAGTCAGTTACTGTGATTGAACGCCTGCTGAGCCTGTTCCGTGACGAACAAAAACGTCCGGAACCCCACCACATCAATCTGGCCTGTGCAGCGTTGCTGGCCGAAGTCATGCGCGCTGATCACAGCATCGACGCCGAGGAAGAACAGGCACTGGCTTTGGTGCTGAAAAACCTGTTTAACCTGAGCAGCAGCGAGTGCAGCGAACTGCTGCAGGATGCTCTGCAGCGGGTGGAAATATCCAGCGATCTGTTTCAGTTTACTGCGGTCATTAATCAGCAACTGGATGCCGCAGCCAAGTTCCGTCTGATGAAAGGGCTGTGGCAGGTTGCCTACAGCAGCAACGGGCTGGATAAATACGAAGAGCACATTATCCGCCGCATCGCAGAATTGCTGTACGTCCCGCACAGCGAGTTTATCCGCGCCAAACTGGAAGCCCGGGATTCTCAGTGATCAGTGATCTGACCCGCGAATTTGACACCCTGGTGAATGCCCTGCAAACACTGCGACAGCAATTGCAGGACGCCCGCCCCGCCCTCTGGATTCCGCTGAATCCCGGCGAGCAGAAAGCAACCAATCAGTTGCAGTTTCTGACCGATATTATCTGCGACCTGTGGTACCGCGATGGTCAGGACGGCCGCGAAACACGCAGCCGCCACGGTTTAGTCATGGCCAATGCAGAAATTGCAGAACAAATCCGGGCCATCAATCTGCAGAAAGACCGTTTCCGCAAAGCCGTGCAGCAGGTGCGTCAGGAGCTGGACAACAGTGACTGGCTGGAACATTACAGCCAGCTTGGCCAGCGCCACGATTCTCTGCGTGAATCCCTGACCTTTGCCGGCCTTAAACGCATCCATTTAAAACAATGCTTCCGCCATATTCCGTTGCTTGAACATTGCCCGCAAAAAGTCGGTTTCAGCTGGTACGTCAACGGCCGCAGCATTAAAAAAATCAGTGTGCAGCAAGCACAGGAAATGCTGCTGGATCTTGGAGAAGAAAAAAATCATATTCAGGTGCAGCTGAAAAAACTGGCACAGTTACCGGCTCACCTGCAACTTGCACAGATACAAACTCTGGCACCCGTGGTGCGGGCCAACCTGGTATTTAAACCTGAATCAGGCCTGAGCAGAAAAGCCATGAATCTGGCGTTGCCATTATTTATTACAGGCTCTGACACACAACTGCCGGTGTTTAATGAAATACCACCCGAACCGCCAAGCGGCCGCACCCGTCAGCAACGCGGCGATCAGAAAATCAGCGGCGAAGCATTTTTGCCCAGCCTGCGCATTCATACTTATCAGGCGTAAAACCCGGGCAATAAAAACAGAGCAATAAAAAAGCCGCAACAGCGGCTTTTTTATTGCTCTGAAATGCATCCGGACGCTTACAGGCGGTTCAGACCATTCAGTGCAGCAACCCGGTAGGCTTCAGCCATGGTCGGATAGTTAAAGGTGGTGTTCACAAAATACTTCAGTGAATTGCCTTCGCCTTTCTGACTCATAATTGCCTGACCGATGTGCACAATTTCAGCCGCCTGGTCACCAAAGCAATGAATGCCGAGAATTTCCAGCGTCTGACGATGGAATAATATTTTCAGCATACCAACGCCTTCGGCAGTGATCTGTGCGCGGGCCAGATTTTTGAAGAAGGCCTGCCCTACCTCGTACGGAATTTTTTCTTCCGTCAGCTGACGCTCTGTTTTACCAACCGAGCTGATTTCCGGAATGGTATAGATCCCGGTTGGAACCGAATCAACAAAACGGAAATCTTCCGGTGAAGCAATAATGGCTGCCGCTGCACGCCCCTGATCGTAGGCTGCAGAAGCCAGCGATGGCCAGCCAATAACATCACCCACCGCATAGACGTTAGAAATGGCCGTACGGTATTCATGATCGACATCAATCTGACCGCGACCATTTGGTTTCAGGCCGATATTTTCCAGCCCAAGACCTTTGGTATTACCGCTGCGCCCTGCCGCCCAGAGGAAGGCATCCGCTTTTACTTTTTTGCCAGACGCCATCACCATCGTCACATAGCGCTCATTGCCTTCGACTGAATCGAATTGCTCGTTATGACGGATTAATGCACCTTTATCACGCAGGTGATAACTCAGGGCATCGGAAATTTCATCATCGAGGAAATTCAGCAGGCGATCACCCGGGTGAATTAAGTCTACCTTCACACCCAGACCGGAAAAAATAGAAGCATATTCACAACCAATAACCCCGGCGCCATAAATAATAATGGTGCGCGGCGTATGCTCCAGCTGCAGGATGGTATCTGAGTCGTAAATACGCGGATGGGTAAAATCAATATTGTCCGGACGCCATGGACTGGAACCGGTTGCAATAACAATTTCCTGCGCATGCAAACGGGTATTGCTCATGCTGCCATGGTAAACATCAATGGTATTGGCGTCGGCAAATTTTGCGTTACCGGTGTACACGCTGATGCGGTTGCGGCCGTAAAATTCGGTGCGCAGTTTTACCTGCTTGGCGATAACACGCTCGGCGTTTTTCAATACCCGCGGAAAAGAAAACCAGCGCGGCTCGCCGATTTCACGGAACATTGGATTGGTATTGAACTGAATGATTTGTTTAACCGCATGACGCAACGCTTTTGAAGGAATCGTGCCCCAATGGGTACAATTCCCGCCGACCATGTTTTTATCCTCGACGACCGCCACCTTTTTGCCTTTTTTGGCGGCGTTCATTGCGGCACCTTCCCCGGCGGGGCCTGCACCTATAACAACGACGTCGTAGTGATAATCTGCCATGCCTGTTTACTCCATCATTCCGTCGGATTTCCGCAGCCGAGGGCTGCGGTTAAAGTGTTCAGCAGGCCCAAATACTTCGGGCCTGCCGCAGCCATCATAGACAGCTGTTATTGTAGGTGAAAATACCTATTCCGTATGATTAGCGCTTAGTCGCATCATAAAAATCTGCGCCGGATGACTGCTCAGCAGCCTCTTTGCTTTCTTTTTCGCATTTGTTTTTATCGCCACCGCAAACATCACAGGCGCCATCCATACCGATAGCGCTCATGCCGCCACAGGAGCCACTGATCGGCTTACGACCGACTAAAACACCAATAGCCATTGCCGCAACGATCAGCAGCATAACGGCGAACGCAACCAACATTGTTAACATAATCAGATCCTCGTAAGTCAGTGTTCAGCTGACTG of the Thalassolituus hydrocarboniclasticus genome contains:
- the nqrM gene encoding (Na+)-NQR maturation NqrM yields the protein MLTMLVAFAVMLLIVAAMAIGVLVGRKPISGSCGGMSAIGMDGACDVCGGDKNKCEKESKEAAEQSSGADFYDATKR